A stretch of the Marivirga tractuosa DSM 4126 genome encodes the following:
- a CDS encoding acyl-CoA dehydrogenase, with amino-acid sequence MDFQLTEEQLAVQAAARDFAQNDLLPGVIERDTHEKFPAEQIKKMGELGFMGMMVDPKYNGGGMDTVSYVLAMEEISKVDSSASVAMSVNNSLVCWGLEKYGTEEQKEKYLKRLATGEILGAFCLSEPEAGSDATSQRTTAEDKGDYYLVNGTKNWITNGNSASVYLVIAQTDKEKGHKGINALIVERETEGFVVGKKEEKLGIRGSDTHSLMFQDMKVPKENRIGEDGFGFNFAMSTLNGGRIGIAAQALGIASGAYELALKYSKERKAFGKEISQHQAIAFKLADMATQIETARLLCLKAAWLKDQKQDFSQASAMAKLYASQVAMDTTVEAVQVHGGYGFVKEYHVERLMRDAKITQIYEGTSEIQKIVISRNILK; translated from the coding sequence ATGGATTTTCAACTGACAGAAGAGCAGTTAGCCGTACAAGCTGCTGCAAGAGATTTTGCACAAAATGACTTATTACCTGGAGTAATCGAGAGAGATACTCACGAAAAATTCCCAGCTGAACAGATTAAGAAAATGGGAGAACTAGGATTCATGGGAATGATGGTGGATCCCAAATATAATGGTGGCGGAATGGACACTGTTTCTTATGTATTGGCAATGGAGGAAATCTCCAAAGTAGACAGTTCTGCTTCTGTAGCCATGTCTGTTAACAATTCATTGGTTTGCTGGGGACTAGAAAAGTACGGAACTGAAGAGCAAAAAGAAAAATACCTGAAGCGATTAGCGACTGGTGAAATTCTAGGGGCTTTCTGTCTTTCTGAGCCAGAAGCAGGCTCTGATGCTACTTCTCAAAGAACAACCGCAGAAGACAAAGGAGATTATTATTTAGTAAACGGAACTAAAAACTGGATTACTAACGGAAACAGTGCTTCTGTTTATTTGGTAATTGCTCAGACTGATAAAGAAAAAGGTCATAAAGGCATCAATGCTTTAATAGTTGAAAGAGAAACGGAAGGCTTTGTAGTAGGGAAGAAAGAAGAGAAATTAGGAATAAGAGGTTCTGATACGCATTCTTTGATGTTCCAAGACATGAAAGTTCCAAAAGAGAATAGAATTGGTGAAGATGGCTTTGGATTTAACTTTGCAATGTCGACTTTAAACGGTGGTAGAATTGGTATTGCTGCTCAAGCATTGGGTATTGCATCTGGTGCCTATGAATTGGCTTTAAAATATTCGAAAGAAAGAAAAGCTTTTGGCAAAGAAATCAGCCAGCATCAAGCCATCGCTTTCAAATTAGCAGATATGGCAACTCAAATTGAAACGGCTCGCTTACTTTGCTTGAAAGCAGCATGGTTGAAAGACCAAAAGCAAGATTTCTCCCAAGCTAGTGCAATGGCGAAATTATATGCATCTCAAGTTGCAATGGATACTACTGTAGAAGCAGTGCAAGTTCATGGTGGATATGGTTTCGTTAAAGAATATCATGTTGAGCGATTAATGAGAGATGCTAAAATTACTCAAATCTACGAGGGTACATCGGAAATCCAGAAGATTGTTATCTCAAGAAATATACTGAAGTAA